The Glycine soja cultivar W05 chromosome 3, ASM419377v2, whole genome shotgun sequence genome window below encodes:
- the LOC114405905 gene encoding probable pectinesterase/pectinesterase inhibitor 36 translates to MVTYVVTTTLFLFLAMAITTLCLQEIEVLQMAQNHVSQAKNLIGNSLRLHGLGSLSLSDQTSATIALSDCAKLYEESESRLSHMMSQESYYAKEDALTWMSAVMTNHRTCLDGLKEKGYIEAQVLDRNLTMLLKQALVVYSKNNKGKGKGPPEGTISKSDYAGILESWSESSYKPDFTVAQDGSGTHGTIQAAVNALAAMGHNRPARAVIHVKSGVYHEKVEIGQKLHNVMLVGDGIDKTIVTGNRNVVQGSTTLNSATFDVSGDGFWARDMTFENSAGPEKHQAVALKVSSDLSVFYRCSFRAYQDTLYVHSNRQFYRDCYVYGTIDFIFGDATVVLQNCDIFVRKPMSHQSNFITAQGRDDPNKNTGISIQSCRVRPDSEFLTLKESFKTFLGRPWRKYSRTVFLKTDLDGLVHPRGWGEWSGEFALSTLYYGEYLNTGYGASTQNRVNWPGFHVLRSASEATPFTVNQFLQGERWIPATGVPFSSGI, encoded by the exons ATGGTCACTTATGTCGTCACCACCACCTTGTTCCTCTTCCTTGCCATGGCCATCACCACCCTTTGCCTCCAAGAAATTGAGGTGCTCCAAATGGCCCAAAACCATGTTTCTCAAGCCAAGAATTTGATTGGAAACTCTTTGAGATTGCATGGCTTGGGAAGCCTAAGTCTTTCTGATCAAACAAGTGCTACAATAGCCCTTAGTGATTGTGCCAAACTCTATGAGGAGAGTGAGTCTCGGCTCTCTCACATGATGTCTCAAGAGAGTTACTACGCCAAAGAAGATGCACTCACATGGATGAGTGCTGTGATGACAAATCATAGGACTTGTTTGGATGGATTGAAAGAAAAAGGGTATATTGAAGCTCAGGTTTTGGATAGGAACTTGACCATGTTGCTTAAGCAAGCTCTTGTTGTGTATTCAAAGAATAATAAAGGCAAAGGGAAAG GACCACCTGAGGGAACAATATCCAAATCAGATTATGCTGGTATTTTAGAATCATGGAGTGAATCAAGCTATAAGCCAGATTTCACAGTGGCACAGGATGGTTCAGGGACACACGGAACAATCCAAGCAGCAGTAAATGCACTTGCTGCAATGGGGCACAACCGTCCTGCAAGAGCAGTAATACATGTAAAATCAGGGGTCTATCATGAGAAGGTGGAAATTGGACAGAAACTGCATAATGTGATGCTTGTAGGAGATGgcatagacaaaactattgtCACTGGCAACAGAAATGTTGTTCAAGGTTCTACCACTCTGAACTCAGCCACATTTG ATGTATCAGGGGATGGATTCTGGGCCAGAGACATGACATTTGAGAACAGTGCTGGCCCAGAGAAGCACCAAGCAGTGGCACTCAAGGTAAGTTCAGACTTATCAGTGTTCTACAGGTGCAGCTTCAGAGCCTACCAAGACACTCTCTACGTGCACTCAAATCGTCAATTCTACCGCGACTGCTATGTATACGGCACCATTGATTTCATCTTTGGGGATGCAACAGTGGTGCTGCAGAACTGTGACATCTTTGTGAGGAAGCCAATGAGCCACCAATCCAACTTCATCACAGCACAAGGAAGAGATGACCCCAACAAGAACACAGGAATTTCAATCCAAAGCTGCAGGGTTAGGCCAGATTCTGAGTTTCTCACACTCAAGGAATCTTTCAAGACATTTCTTGGTAGGCCTTGGAGGAAGTACTCAAGGACTGTGTTTCTGAAAACTGATTTGGATGGTTTGGTTCACCCTAGAGGGTGGGGTGAATGGAGTGGAGAATTTGCACTCTCAACTTTGTACTATGGAGAGTACTTGAACACAGGTTATGGTGCCTCTACACAGAATAGGGTGAACTGGCCTGGTTTTCATGTGCTGAGGAGTGCTAGTGAGGCCACACCCTTCACTGTGAACCAGTTTCTGCAAGGGGAAAGGTGGATTCCTGCTACAGGGGTGCCA